The sequence CGATAGAGGCTGTGATCGTTGGGCTTTCAACCAATTCTTTGTAGTAGTCCACTTCAGGGTGACGGATGACGCAGACATCTACTCCAAGAGCTGACATGGTCAAGATGGTATCGTAAAGAGTTTCCCCTTTGTTCACAGAGCTTGTCTTCACATCAAAGTCAAGGAGATCACATCCCAATTTCAACTCTGCCACTTCAAAGGCTTTGTGGGTACGAGTTGAAGGTTCAAAGAAAAGGTTTGAGATGATGTGTTGGTCTTCGTAGGCTGCTTTAGCTCCGTTTTTGAACTCAATCCCACGTTTGATCAATGCCATTACTTCTTCATTGGTAAGAGTTTCCATTGAGACAAGGTTTTTAAGAGCGATTTGATTTTCAGACATGTTGATTCTCCTTTTATAATGTGAATGCAAATAGTTTACAATTTGTTTAAGCTTCTTTGATGAGGACGCGGTCTTGACCGTCTAGCTCCACCATCTCGACAATGATTTCCTCTGACTTACTTGTCGGGATATTTTTCCCAACAAAGTCCGGACGAATCGGCAACTCCCGATGCCCACGGTCGACTAGAACCGCAAGACTCACTCGAGCAGGACGACCGTGACTGACCAGATTGTCAATGGCAGCGCGTATCGTGCGACCTGTATAGAGGACATCATCGATCAAAATGACTTCTCTATGAGCGATATCAACTGGTAAGACCGTCGTATCCTCGGTCGCCTTCATGTCATCTCGGAAAGGCTTGGTATCTAGTTCTGCTACAGGGACATCGATTTGTTCCAGCTGAGAGAGGCGTTCTTGGATCCGGCGAGCGATGTAAACACCACGCGTCTTGATCCCCACCAGCACAATCTGGCTTAAATCTTTGTTTCGTTCAATGATTTCGTAGGTGATCCGGGTAATGGCCCGTTTCATCGTCAAATCATCAACGACTTCTTTGGTTTTCATTCAGTCCTCCTTAGTTGTAAAAGAAAAACCTCCTTTTTCAAGGAGGTTCAGCAAATGAATGGTCTAAGAGGATAGAGTCTCGCCCTATGGTCCTAGCCATTGTTTTTCACAGTCTCCTTGCCTGCCTCACGGGACAGGATTAAAGGATTTATTTAATTGAGATAACTATATCACAGTTTCAAACGACATGCAAGAAAAAACTCAACATTTTTCAAAAAAATTTAAAAACAAGACTTTTCGTCCGAATAATGTTCGGTTTTTACTAAGAAACAGCTGATTTCCGCTTGATATTTTTAATCCCATAGAGTACATAGCCAGCTAAGAGGTAAGCGATAAAGATGATCACCACCCATTTGCCCACAAAAGCCCAGCCGTATTTATTAACATTGATAAAGAAATAGGCAAAGGGACTATCTTTTGCACCTGGAATCGGCCACTTCAATACCAACCCATTGAAAAGGGCAAAGAGCATGTAAGCCAGGGGAATCAAGGTCCAAAGGAAGGGATCGAGTCTACGGTATTGCTTGGCTTTATCAATCACTAGGGTATCAAAGAAGAACATCAGAGGAACGATGTAATGACAAAGGAAGTTTTCCAAACGATAAAACTTCTCTGGTGTCGCAAGAGGCGCCAACATAAAGTGGTAGATGACACAGGTGATCATAATGGACATGGTAACTGCGCCTTTCATACGAAGGTAGCCCTGAGTCTGGTTCGAACGCCCTCGAACCATGCGCCAAACCATGTCTCCCATAAAGAACATGACCAACATGTTAGATAAAATGGTGTAATAGAGCATCATGCCAAAGCCACCATGCTTGGTCAGTTGCAGATAAACACCGAGTACACTTAAGATAAACAATAGAAAACGATAGCTAAATAATAGTTTGAATTTCATAGTATTCTCCTGAAAGAAAAGGGGGTAGCCCCTTCAGTTTAATCAGGAACTTTCCTTAAGTGAGGACGGACGTCAGCGAACTTCTACGAAGTTCCATGACTTAGTTTTGAACCTAAAGTTTCAAAACTCCCGAGTACTTGAATCAATACTGTTTCAAGTACTTTTCTCACAGCGGAAAGTTCCATTATTAACTTAAACAACTCTATCAATTTGTGTACTGTTCTTTAGATCTTCTTCACAAATTCTGATTTGAGCTTCATTGCACCAAAGCCATCAATCTTACAATCGATGTTGTGGTCTCCTTCCACGATACGGATGTTTTTCACGCGCGTACCTTGTTTCAAATCTTTCGGTGCACCCTTCACTTTCAAATCTTTGATCAAGGTCACCGTATCGCCATCAGCCAATTTGTTTCCGTTGGCGTCAATCGCTACGACCCCCTCTTCTTCTTCGACCTCAGCTGGGTTCCATTCATACGCACACTCTGGGCACACCAAGAGCGCTCCATCTTCATAGACGTATTCAGAGTTACATTTTGGACAGTTTGGTAAGTTATTCATTTTTATCTCCTTATTCAAATTAACTTTCATAGTATACCATGAAAGCGAAAATTTGACAAATCCTGCTCGACTGTAGCATTTTCAAGAAAAAAGGAGGCGACTTGGCCTCCCTACATGGATGATATTTTCAATCTTCCTGCAATTCTTGAATATCTCGAATCACGCGCACGCCTGCTTGATTCTTCTCGCGCAGTTCAGCATCAGAGTAAGGGAAAGTATTGATCAAGACACTCTCCATCCCGATACTTTGGGCAACAGCGACATCTGTCGTAAAGTCATTCCCCACCATGACCGTTTTCTCAGGGTTCAACTGGTGTTCTTTCATCACTTCCAAGAGAAACTCTGGCTGAGGTTTGCGAATACCTGCATCAGATGACAAGTAAATAGCATGGAAAAGTTCTCTCAAACCAACCAAATCAATCTCCGGATTGGTAAAATCTGCTTGGGCATTGGATAAGAGAAAGATTCGGCAACCTGCAGCTTTCATATCCTCTAATACTTCTTTCGTGTGAGGATAAAGCTCCAACCGCTTGCGAGAAAGGACACGGAAAGTCCGCGCAATCAAACGTCCCCACTCTTTGAGGTGGGCAACACTATTCCCACTTGGATGACCTTCTAAATACAATTGCACAAAGATGACCGTTAGATCAATCTCTGGGTAGGCAACTTGTTTTTCCTTAGCCAAGTCTTCTTCGGCTTGTTGCACCAGCTCTCTATAACGCAGACGCAAGCCTTCTCCTGTATAGCTTGCCCCGTAGGATTGGTAGATCTGAGCCATGGTATCCCATAAAATGGGACTCGACTCATCGGTTTCGATGTCGACCAAGGTTCCATAAAAATCAAAAATATAGTTTTTAAATGCGTACTTGTGCGGATTCATCTCTCACTCCCGTAACAAACATCGTAAAGGTTGCCTTGCAGACATTTGCCCCGTCTTGATTGGTAATATCGACATCCACAACTTGAGTCGTCCGTCCACTGTGGACACATTCGCCATGGATCGTGAGGACATCCCCCAGACGCCCTGCTTTCAAGTAATTGATCGAGGATTGCAAGGTCACCCCATCGACCCCTTGAGAAACCACGACCAACCCACTGACTTGGTCACACAGGGTAAAGAGATAGCCTCCGTGCGCATTTCCATAATAATTGAGCGATGATTCCACGACCTTGGTTGTCACCACTACATGGCCATCTCTCATCTTTTCGATTTCATAATTTTCAAATGCAGCAATTGCATCAAAGTGAAAATCTTTCATATACTTGCCACCTTTTCTAGCATCTTTTCAACTCCTCTATCATACTACAATTAAGAAGCAGATACAAGCAAAGGGGCAATTCCTTAGAAGCAGAAAAGGAGACTCCAACTAAGTAAGAAGACGATACTAGGCACAATATATTTTCTTGGGTGCTTCCAACATTCTCTCTTTAAATTCCATTTCCTTAAAGGAAAATAGATTTCAATAAGTAAGTGCAAAAAAGCTTCCACTACCGCTAGAATCATCACTCCTAGTAAAAATAGGATCCCCAAGTCAGGCATGACCACCATTTTTAATAACAGAGCAACAAATAGATTCACAGATAGGAAATAGGTCAGCAATACACGATAATACATCAGGTAAAAGAACCGACTCTTAGGTAGGGACTTGACATGATCGATCAAATCTTTATCAGCGGAAATGAGAGTGGTTAATGGCGTATTGACAGAAGCAATCGTTAAAAGGATGATGATTTTTAATGGAGCCTCATAATCCTGTATCAGAATGAGAAGGAGGAAGATGAGAGTAAAGACAAAATTGATGGAAAAATAGCGCTCTTGAAATAAGGAAATCCAAAAATAATTGCCACTTCTTCTCTTTGCGACGAGCAACTGATTATGTTTTGAAATCGCGACTAGATCTTCATTTTTAAAAATAAAGATAGCAACGAGGGCTGAAAGTAAAATCATATAGGACACTTGTTGAACCCATAAAGAAGATACTGTAAGAACAGTCGTTACAGAAATGAGCACTCCTCCTAGAAAACTAGGCCTTGTATTGAACTGGATAAAGGTATAAAACACACTTAATATCACCAGTAAAGAAAGGAGGACCAGCTTAAAGGATTGTAGTAGGTCTAACCTGACTCCCAAAAAGAGGATCAATAACAGCACGCGCTCTAGTAAATTGAGAAGAAATGTTACTGTCAGAAAAGACCCTTTAAAACGATTGAGAGACAAAGGAAGCTGGTAGTAGGCCTGGACCCTGTCCATCGAAAAGTAGGAATAGAGCAATTGAAAGGTTGATAGAGCAGAAACAATAGCCGTACTGATCAGCAAGACTTGAAAACTCGTAGAAAATTTGGCCCCAACAAGATGGTAATAAAGAGCAAAGGCTAAGGAAGTTAAGAACAAGAAGAGCCGATTTTTGGATACCACATCTCTAAAAATAGCTAGTAACATGCTCTACCCCCTCTGACGATTGACGTCATGAAACCAATCTTCTAAATTCGATTCGATCGCATCTAGGTGACCATCTTCAATAGAATAAGCTGTATCACACACCCGAACGATACTCTCTGCGATATGCGAACTCATCAGAATAGAGCCTTCTTCTTTATACTGCAATAGCAAACCATATAGAAATTCTGTCGCATCAAAATCTAGGCCATCAAATGGTTCGTCCAAAATAAGGAGGGGAGGTTTGAGATAAAAAGCTGTGATCAAGAAGACTTTCTTCTTATTCCCCGTTGACAAACTACCGATATCGGTGTTGAGAAATTCTTCAAAATGAAAGCCTGAAATCAAGTCCTGCAATACCTTTTCATCTCTCTTTCGATGATACAAACGACAGACAAAATTAAAATAGTGAACAAAATCCCAGTTTAAAAAACTATTGTTTTCAGTAAAAACTGTATAGGTACGACTCTTATAGAAATTCGTATGAAAAGAGGTCGCCTTGTCTTCTATGGTAACAGACTCAACTGCATACTGCCGATGATCAAAAACACTACTTAAAGCTTTTAGCAAGGTTGTCTTCCCAGCTCCATTTCGACCAATCAACCCTACTACAGAATGATTGGGTACAAGCAAATTCGTGTCTTTTATAATGGGCTTGTTTTTTTTATACCAAACGTTTAACCCCTTGATGTTTAAACACTCACTCTTCATCGACGCACTCCTTTATAAAGGTAAGAAGCCCCAACTAAAAGCAACAGCAAAGCGTATAACCATTCCTTTTGAAAGGCAAAGACTAAGGCACCGATCAAGAAGCAAATTCCTATAAGGATTCTAAATTGTAATTTCATATCTTGCCTTCTTTCTATTCACAGTATGAAAGATTACAATTGTATTTTATGCTTATACTATAGTACTTTTTCTGAGCAGATTCAAGCACGAATGAAATATTCTTACTTCTTTTACCTTACAAGCAAAAAAAGCTAGATACCTCTAGCCCTTTGCTTAAAATCTTAATTTTTCCCAATCATCGTCTGTCCGTTTGCGATAATAGAACTCAGACAAGTCCGGGTCTTCCATCACTTCCAGCAGAGGAAGCATATCGTAGGACAAGTCCAACTTTTCTAATTGATCCTTCTCAACCCAATAAACTTCTCCTTCTTCAGACGATCTTAGCTGGCCTGTGAATTCTGTTGCTTTGTAGCAAAAGACGATGTAGCGGCCGCCCTCATCTTGTGGCCAGTCTTTGACTGCGACCAGTTTTGGATTTGTAATTGTCAGTCCTGTCTCTTCGTAGATTTCACGAATGACGGATTCTACAAGGCTTTCTCCTTCTTCGATATGGCCACCTGGAAAAGCATAGCCAGCCCAGTGAGTCTTTTCAGGTGAGCGGTATTGGAGGACTACTTTCCCATTTTCAAGATCTTCGACCATGCAAAGATTGCACAGTATAGTAGGCGTTGTACGTGACATATATTTCCTTTCTATGATATTGACAATTAATCAATATAAACTTTTTTCTTTATCTCTTTTTTCATGACAAAGGGATTTACTAGCTCATGGTATTCATCGAAGGCATCTAAAAGGGAACCTCTCTGAAAGACAATTGAATTCTCTTTTAAATAATACTCCGAGTGAATAGTTACCGAACCATGACCATCAAAACTAAAGAAAAACAAAATGAATAATACTAGGATCAGGCTAGCAAAGAAACTAAACAGTAGCCCCACTACATTCTTCCAATTGACTGCGTGAGTTCGATAGAAGCGATACCAGACGTGACAAAAAATCGTCACTGCTCCTAGATACAACCAAGGGTTCCACAGGAGCGGAGTAAAGGCGTAACCATAGAAGCCTAATATGAAGTTAGCAATAACAAAAAGTAAAAGAATTAGATACAGGATCCTAAACAGATTCAAATGCTTTCTCATCATTGACCTCTCCTATGTAAACATTGGTTTGAGTTTAAGATAAAACGAATAGCGTGCTCCTCTTAAATAATAATCAACAGAATATGGACTGCTAACCGCAGCCAATGATCAATCAGAGGCGTATCCGGATCACTATTTTTACTATCTAAGAATAGACTGAGCGATAACAAAAGTAAAGCAAAGGCAATGACTATTTTCAGAGACAGCATCATACCACCAA comes from Streptococcus parasanguinis ATCC 15912 and encodes:
- a CDS encoding HAD family hydrolase, which codes for MNPHKYAFKNYIFDFYGTLVDIETDESSPILWDTMAQIYQSYGASYTGEGLRLRYRELVQQAEEDLAKEKQVAYPEIDLTVIFVQLYLEGHPSGNSVAHLKEWGRLIARTFRVLSRKRLELYPHTKEVLEDMKAAGCRIFLLSNAQADFTNPEIDLVGLRELFHAIYLSSDAGIRKPQPEFLLEVMKEHQLNPEKTVMVGNDFTTDVAVAQSIGMESVLINTFPYSDAELREKNQAGVRVIRDIQELQED
- the pyrR gene encoding bifunctional pyr operon transcriptional regulator/uracil phosphoribosyltransferase PyrR, which codes for MKTKEVVDDLTMKRAITRITYEIIERNKDLSQIVLVGIKTRGVYIARRIQERLSQLEQIDVPVAELDTKPFRDDMKATEDTTVLPVDIAHREVILIDDVLYTGRTIRAAIDNLVSHGRPARVSLAVLVDRGHRELPIRPDFVGKNIPTSKSEEIIVEMVELDGQDRVLIKEA
- a CDS encoding PaaI family thioesterase, producing the protein MKDFHFDAIAAFENYEIEKMRDGHVVVTTKVVESSLNYYGNAHGGYLFTLCDQVSGLVVVSQGVDGVTLQSSINYLKAGRLGDVLTIHGECVHSGRTTQVVDVDITNQDGANVCKATFTMFVTGVRDESAQVRI
- a CDS encoding 8-oxo-dGTP diphosphatase, giving the protein MSRTTPTILCNLCMVEDLENGKVVLQYRSPEKTHWAGYAFPGGHIEEGESLVESVIREIYEETGLTITNPKLVAVKDWPQDEGGRYIVFCYKATEFTGQLRSSEEGEVYWVEKDQLEKLDLSYDMLPLLEVMEDPDLSEFYYRKRTDDDWEKLRF
- a CDS encoding ATP-binding cassette domain-containing protein; translation: MKSECLNIKGLNVWYKKNKPIIKDTNLLVPNHSVVGLIGRNGAGKTTLLKALSSVFDHRQYAVESVTIEDKATSFHTNFYKSRTYTVFTENNSFLNWDFVHYFNFVCRLYHRKRDEKVLQDLISGFHFEEFLNTDIGSLSTGNKKKVFLITAFYLKPPLLILDEPFDGLDFDATEFLYGLLLQYKEEGSILMSSHIAESIVRVCDTAYSIEDGHLDAIESNLEDWFHDVNRQRG
- a CDS encoding zinc ribbon domain-containing protein YjdM, yielding MNNLPNCPKCNSEYVYEDGALLVCPECAYEWNPAEVEEEEGVVAIDANGNKLADGDTVTLIKDLKVKGAPKDLKQGTRVKNIRIVEGDHNIDCKIDGFGAMKLKSEFVKKI
- a CDS encoding Pr6Pr family membrane protein produces the protein MKFKLLFSYRFLLFILSVLGVYLQLTKHGGFGMMLYYTILSNMLVMFFMGDMVWRMVRGRSNQTQGYLRMKGAVTMSIMITCVIYHFMLAPLATPEKFYRLENFLCHYIVPLMFFFDTLVIDKAKQYRRLDPFLWTLIPLAYMLFALFNGLVLKWPIPGAKDSPFAYFFINVNKYGWAFVGKWVVIIFIAYLLAGYVLYGIKNIKRKSAVS